A genome region from Crossiella equi includes the following:
- a CDS encoding glycoside hydrolase family 19 protein, whose protein sequence is MKRLLGLALATVVAGTVALFAPAPQASAAACASPWAAGTVYTGGNQASHNGRNYTAQWWTQGETPGGASVWQDNGSCDGGSGNPGTPVNCNHPNWVAGQWYPAGSIVKYTNGQFYRAKNENPGYDPVISTWYWEPFNCNGGDPGNPGSFPVSEGQFNQMFPSRNPFYTYQGLINALSAYPAFAGSGSDVTKKQEAAAFLANVNHETGGLRYVVEQNTANYPHYCDRNQPYGCPAGQAAYYGRGPIQLSWNFNYKAAGDALGIDLLNNPYLVQNDPAVAWKTGIWYWMTQNGPGSMTAHNAIVGGHGFGQTIRSINGSLECDGKNPAQVQSRVTAYQNFAGILGVTPGGNLYC, encoded by the coding sequence ATGAAACGTCTTCTCGGACTCGCACTGGCCACGGTGGTGGCGGGGACGGTCGCCCTGTTCGCCCCCGCCCCGCAGGCCTCCGCCGCCGCGTGCGCCTCGCCCTGGGCGGCGGGCACCGTCTACACCGGTGGCAACCAGGCCTCGCACAACGGCCGCAACTACACCGCGCAGTGGTGGACCCAGGGCGAGACGCCCGGTGGCGCCTCGGTGTGGCAGGACAACGGTTCCTGCGACGGCGGTTCCGGCAACCCGGGCACCCCGGTCAACTGCAACCACCCGAACTGGGTGGCGGGCCAGTGGTACCCGGCGGGCTCGATCGTGAAGTACACCAACGGCCAGTTCTACCGGGCCAAGAACGAGAACCCGGGCTACGACCCGGTCATCAGCACCTGGTACTGGGAGCCGTTCAACTGCAACGGCGGTGACCCGGGCAACCCGGGCTCGTTCCCGGTCAGCGAGGGCCAGTTCAACCAGATGTTCCCGTCGCGGAACCCCTTCTACACCTACCAGGGCCTGATCAACGCGCTGTCGGCCTACCCGGCGTTCGCGGGCTCGGGCAGCGACGTCACCAAGAAGCAGGAGGCGGCGGCGTTCCTGGCCAACGTCAACCACGAGACCGGCGGCCTGCGGTACGTGGTGGAGCAGAACACCGCGAACTACCCGCACTACTGCGACCGCAACCAGCCCTACGGCTGCCCGGCGGGCCAGGCGGCCTACTACGGCCGTGGACCGATCCAGCTGTCCTGGAACTTCAACTACAAGGCGGCCGGTGACGCCCTGGGCATCGACCTGCTGAACAACCCGTACCTGGTGCAGAACGACCCGGCCGTGGCCTGGAAGACCGGTATCTGGTACTGGATGACCCAGAACGGCCCGGGCTCGATGACCGCGCACAACGCGATCGTCGGCGGGCACGGCTTCGGCCAGACCATCCGCAGCATCAACGGCTCGCTGGAGTGCGACGGCAAGAACCCGGCCCAGGTGCAGAGCCGGGTCACCGCGTACCAGAACTTCGCGGGCATCCTGGGCGTCACCCCGGGCGGCAACCTGTACTGCTGA
- a CDS encoding helix-turn-helix domain-containing protein, producing MSHPPRPPEGVLIEAARNRHGLTPAEVAAAANMTVLRWSQLVSGITLKGGKAVQAPATDEQLATMAEVVRLTPEELRPLRPGAAELLARRQGGVDLTRVPTGELLNELARRMKRP from the coding sequence GTGTCACATCCGCCTCGGCCCCCGGAGGGCGTGCTCATCGAAGCGGCCCGCAACCGCCACGGGCTCACCCCCGCCGAGGTCGCGGCCGCGGCGAACATGACCGTGCTGCGCTGGAGCCAGCTGGTCAGCGGCATCACCCTCAAGGGCGGCAAGGCAGTCCAGGCGCCCGCCACCGACGAGCAGCTGGCCACCATGGCCGAGGTCGTGCGGCTGACCCCGGAGGAGCTGCGGCCGCTGCGCCCCGGCGCGGCCGAGCTGCTGGCCCGGCGTCAGGGCGGCGTGGACCTGACGCGGGTGCCGACGGGGGAGCTGCTCAACGAGCTGGCACGCCGGATGAAGCGGCCTTAG